From a single Metopolophium dirhodum isolate CAU chromosome 6, ASM1992520v1, whole genome shotgun sequence genomic region:
- the LOC132946464 gene encoding spermine oxidase yields the protein MGEPLPDVSKHKVIIIGAGIAGLAAATHLSQHNMNDFIVLEAQNRIGGRICSSKINDQQVELGAHWIHGVLGNPMYELALANGLVDITHRPKLPSIIAAATDGTKVPIQLLQETYEAYMCFLRRCEDYFTGAFDPPPGIHSVGEHVQLEIAIYLDKVQNNNVRKLQRLIFNCLLKRETCITGCNNMFDIDLVELGSYKELQGGNIALPGGYSSILDPIHNKLPPDCIKLNSQVTKIKWPSGIDNGTDSEDSDKTVIEVGGEDVTNETVYVHCDEKIYEADSIICTLPLGILKSNDIFCPKLPKYKEKSIGRLLYGVVDKIFLYYDRPFLSDDTDEILLLWDNDEIGDWSEKIYSFSKVNDTLLLGWLSGNEAEIMEKLDDKIIGDKCTDILRRFLNDPCIPYPSKCICTRWKSNEFSLGSYTAIGVGSSQLDIEHIARPMHVNNNTIPIITFAGEHTHPNFYSTVHGAYLSGRAAAEMLIVSKREDEPLNTTVTDLGSWIQGLPLA from the exons ATGGGAGAGCCATTACCAGATGTTTCAAAGcacaaagttattattattggcgCTGGCATAGCAGGTCTTGCGGCAGCCACACATTTATCACAACACAATATGAATGATTTTATTGTGTTGGAAGCACAGAATCGTATTGGTGGTCGAATATGCTCTTCTAAAATAa ATGATCAACAAGTCGAACTTGGGGCTCATTGGATTCATGGCGTATTAGGTAATCCTATGTATGAATTGGCCTTGGCTAATGGTCTAGTGGATATTACTCACCGTCCGAAATTACCCAGTATTATAGCAGCCGCAACGGATGGAACAAAAGTTCCGATTCAATTGTTACAa gaAACATACGAAGCGTATATGTGTTTTTTGCGGCGATGTGAAGATTACTTTACTGGTGCATTTGATCCACCACCCGGGATTCACAGTGTTGGAGAACATGTGCAGCTCGAAATCGCAATTTATTTGGataaagtacaaaataacaatgtccgtaaattACAGCGattaattttcaattgtctACTGAAGCGAGAAACTTGTATTACTGGATGTAACAATATGTTTGATATTGATTTAGTTGAGTTAGGTAGTTACAAAGAACTCCAGGGCGGTAATATTGCACTGCCTGGTGGGTACAGCAGTATTTTAGATCCTATTCATAACAAGTTACCACCCgactgtataaaattaaattctcaaGTGACAAAAATCAAATGGCCATCAGGCATTGACAACGGTACAGATTCTGAAGATTCTGATAAGACTGTTATTGAAGTAGGCGGTGAGGATGTTACCAATGAAACCGTGTACGTTCATTGTGATGAAAAGATTTATGAAGCTGACAGTATTATATGCACACTTCCATTGGGTATACTTAAGTCCAATGACATTTTCTGTCCAAAACTACCTAAGTACAAAGAAAAATCTATTGGTAGACTATTGTATGGTGTagtggataaaatatttttgtattacgaTCGGCCGTTTTTGAGTGACGATACGGATGAGATACTTTTACTATGGGACAATGACGAAATAGGAGATTGGAGTGAAAAGATATATAGTTTTTCTAAAGTAAATGATACACTATTGCTTGGTTGGTTATCTGGTAATGAAGCTGAAATCATGGAGAAATTGGatgataaaataattggagACAAGTGTACAGATATATTGAGACGTTTTCTGAATGATCCTTGTATACCATATCCATCTAAATGTATTTG CACTCGATGGAAATCAAATGAATTCAGTCTCGGTTCATATACTGCTATTGGAGTTGGCTCTAGTCAGTTAGACATCGAACACATTGCAAGACCAAtgcatgtaaataataatacaatt CCTATCATAACGTTTGCTGGAGAACATACCCATCCAAATTTTTACTCGACTGTTCATGGAGCGTATTTGTCTGGGCGTGCAGCTGCTGAAATGTTGATTGTGTCTAAACGTGAAGACGAACCACTCAATACTACAGTCACTGACCTAGGTTCATGGATACAAGGCTTACCACTAGCATAG